The Cryptosporangium phraense genome has a window encoding:
- a CDS encoding transposase, translated as MTAATRHTLRALGRRWQHLDAEITEISAHSRLLAQLTQDTAPQLTDAYGIGPDTAATLLVTAGDNAGRIRSEPAFARLCGVAPIPASSSKTTRHRLSRGGHRQAKAALHRVIITRLRSHEPTRAYLQRRTLEGKTRREIIRCLKRLLAREIWALRRPLRTAAHTSPTPTDEHRSIGS; from the coding sequence GTGACCGCCGCCACCCGCCACACCCTGCGCGCTCTGGGCCGCCGCTGGCAACACCTCGACGCCGAGATCACCGAGATCAGCGCCCACAGCAGGCTGCTGGCCCAGCTCACCCAGGACACCGCGCCCCAGCTGACCGACGCCTACGGCATCGGCCCCGACACCGCCGCGACCCTCCTGGTCACCGCCGGAGACAACGCCGGCCGCATCCGGTCGGAACCGGCCTTCGCCCGGCTCTGCGGCGTCGCCCCGATTCCCGCCTCGTCCAGCAAAACCACCCGCCACCGCCTATCCCGCGGCGGACACCGACAAGCCAAGGCCGCGCTGCACCGCGTCATCATCACCCGCCTCCGCAGCCACGAGCCAACCCGCGCCTACCTGCAACGACGCACCCTCGAAGGCAAAACCCGACGCGAAATCATCCGCTGCCTCAAACGCCTACTCGCCCGCGAAATCTGGGCCCTACGCCGCCCACTCCGCACCGCCGCCCACACCTCACCCACTCCAACTGACGAACATAGGAGCATCGGCAGCTGA
- a CDS encoding sugar transferase, translated as MAVDLQVGLAAGLAAYLLRFGQVPAANWPYLAAAVALPLAWVVALLMNRTYETRFLFAGGEEYRRVLNAAVFLTAAIAVFAYCTNTAFARGYVLLSMPLVLGLDLGLRYLLRLGLNRRRARGDCMHRAVVLGYGRQVQAFTKQLRREPYHGMSVVGCCLPADEAANAPGGIEVPVYGSFDDVIVAILESRADTLIVLPSPDMDPAAMRALSWDLEGTGVDLVLANALLDITGPRTSIRPVDGLPLLHVEPAALTGARRVVKRAFDVVLAGMLLFFLSPILLIAALVVRLSSKGPALFVQTRVGKDGKEFRLFKFRSMYADAEERLAELQHQNEHSGLMFKIKDDPRVTRVGRYLRRFSVDELPQLLNVVRGDMSLVGPRPPLPREVAQYAHDVRRRLAVIPGLTGLWQVSGRSNLSWDDSVRLDLRYVENWSLSFDLVILLRTALAVVRSSGAY; from the coding sequence GTGGCAGTTGACTTACAGGTCGGACTGGCTGCGGGTCTTGCGGCGTACCTGCTTCGTTTTGGGCAGGTGCCGGCGGCGAACTGGCCATATCTGGCGGCGGCGGTCGCGCTTCCGCTTGCCTGGGTGGTTGCGCTGCTTATGAACCGCACATACGAGACTCGTTTCCTGTTTGCTGGAGGCGAGGAGTACCGACGGGTTCTGAACGCCGCAGTGTTTCTTACTGCCGCGATCGCGGTTTTCGCTTATTGTACAAACACGGCATTCGCTCGTGGATATGTGTTGTTGTCCATGCCGTTGGTGCTCGGACTGGACCTGGGATTGCGGTACCTGCTGCGATTGGGGCTCAACCGACGTCGGGCGCGGGGCGATTGCATGCATCGCGCCGTTGTTCTGGGCTACGGTCGCCAGGTCCAGGCGTTCACGAAGCAGTTGCGGCGGGAGCCGTACCACGGGATGAGTGTCGTGGGTTGTTGTCTACCTGCTGATGAGGCGGCAAATGCGCCCGGAGGCATCGAGGTTCCGGTATACGGATCGTTTGATGACGTGATCGTCGCCATCCTGGAATCCCGTGCGGATACCTTGATCGTGTTGCCCTCCCCTGACATGGATCCGGCGGCGATGCGCGCGCTGTCGTGGGATCTCGAGGGAACTGGCGTCGATCTGGTCCTGGCCAACGCCCTGCTCGACATCACTGGGCCCCGCACGAGCATCCGGCCCGTTGACGGGCTTCCGTTGCTGCACGTGGAGCCCGCTGCTCTCACCGGCGCCCGGCGGGTGGTGAAGCGGGCGTTTGACGTCGTGCTCGCCGGAATGTTGCTGTTCTTCCTTTCACCAATCTTGCTTATCGCCGCGCTTGTCGTTCGGCTCAGCAGCAAAGGGCCAGCGCTGTTCGTGCAGACACGGGTGGGGAAGGACGGCAAAGAGTTTCGGCTGTTCAAGTTCCGCTCGATGTACGCCGACGCGGAGGAGAGGCTTGCTGAGCTGCAGCATCAGAACGAGCACAGCGGCCTGATGTTCAAGATCAAGGACGACCCGCGGGTCACTAGGGTTGGTAGGTATCTGCGGCGATTCTCGGTCGATGAGCTGCCTCAGCTGCTCAACGTGGTCCGGGGCGACATGAGCCTTGTTGGGCCGCGGCCGCCATTGCCTCGGGAGGTTGCGCAGTATGCGCACGACGTGCGGCGGCGACTCGCCGTCATCCCGGGGCTCACCGGGCTTTGGCAGGTCAGCGGGCGGTCGAACCTGTCGTGGGACGACTCGGTTCGGTTGGACCTGAGGTACGTGGAGAACTGGTCATTGAGCTTCGACCTGGTGATCTTGCTCCGGACTGCGTTGGCGGTCGTCCGCTCTTCGGGGGCGTATTAG